Genomic window (Ostrea edulis chromosome 9, xbOstEdul1.1, whole genome shotgun sequence):
GCAAATGTTTGGGCGATACTTCTCACAGATTGCAATGGAACCGGTTTTACTAGTATTATATATTCCATGATAATCTGCATGTATAAAGCTTTTGAATTATGAAGAggagaaaatatatatttgttcgccatctttttgctctgggtttgttttgatgaatttttatttgtcatcttatagcgtagcattatttaagttattttgtcttctttgggagaaatcagactttgagtaatttagctttgcaggtactttcatgtagaatgtattatctgatttcccccaaaatcttatgttgaagatttctttcgtcatttggtattgtaataaatgacaaattttcaatctcaatcattctttgttcagattttttatgacagcaaaaacgagctacggtgagcagagtttgggtaatagaagctgataaacataaatatacatttgtaaacatacatgtatataaatcttCTTTCGtctatcatttatatatactgtagttacatcttcacaagtcaagggttattgattcgttacatttttaacgaatcaataacccttgacttgtgaagatgactgTAGCTTTTGAAATTTACTTGTGTTATCCCCTCGTAATTCAATTACAAGAGGATATAGTAACAGAACCGTTTGTGTCTTTGTGTAACattgagcttgtagacactctataGGCCACAGTGTTTGTTCagttgatttgatacttcacatgtacCATTGTATATcgtattgattttggggtcaagaGGGCAAAGGTGAAGGGTCACCACGGgatttcatagaaaaagcttttGAACACTCTAcggatataattttttttgctCGATTGATATGATACTTTAGATATAGCTTTGTTaggaagaaattaaaaaaacaaaactctattgattttttggtcaaaggtcaaggccactaGGGGACGtagtagaaaaaaaaacttctagAAACTCATTGTTAGGGACATGTCCGTGCCTTCTCTGTGTATTGTTTTACATTccgttcgagaatttttcactcatgtagtAAGTCACCAACGTTAGGTGAAATACTACAAACTGACTTATAcaagggctgtagcagtgagggtttatTGTCCTGCCAACGCCTTCCATGACACAAGATAGGTCAAGTCCGAAAGTTCCTTGACTTTCACTTACCCATATTAAGTGCGTTTGCTTGATCAAGGTAAGGCGCCAGGTTCGAACACGGGCCTCCCGGTTGCGAACGAACGCCATAACCACTAGACTTCAGCAATCGCTCAAACGTTTACACGTACTTATGAAGGCCGGACTTTTATCCCTGTTGAATCCGACATACAGCATTGTGTTTCGGAGTAAGGAATCGATAATTGCTGTAAGTACTCTCGTTTCGGAGTAAGGAATCGATAATTGCTGTAAGTACTCTTGTTTTGGAGTAAGGAATCGATAATTGCTGTAAATACTCTTAGTTTATCTTTAGATATCATgtatttttgttatattttcaaacatttgtatTTTAAGCCCACGCTTCAGCATGACACCAAAATGCCCCCTCAGAATGCTCGCGAGTTTCGTGACAATGGATACGACAGGGAGCCAGTATACCTTAGAGATAAGAAAAGGGGCAAAAGAACCATTGTGGGCATCATTTTGGGAGTTCTTTTAATCGGAGGCATTGCAGCTGTCCTTGCCTGGTTTTTGACACAAAAGGGTAATTATAGCATACGTACtaattaatatttaccagaAAGGATATTGTTTTCGCCAATTTGGCTCCTCAGAAACGTAAAATTCATTATTGAGATTTGAATTTGTGTTGTTTTGTTAAGCTCTTTTCCAATGTTATATTAATTACTGGCTTCACATCATTTTGTGTGATATGACGATAGAAATATAACGATTTATCACCTTTTAGTACAAAATTAAAGGTATATGTACCGTATTGATTAGGGTTTTTTTCGATGATGGAAAACACATacaaattttgtcagtatgttaaactatatgaaataatgaataataCATGGCTATTTCGACAAAGTATTGATGAATTTGGTATTAACGATAATCTGGTCTATTCAATGCAAGGTCAAAACGATGACTTTCtaatgtatatttatgaatGATTGATGGCAAGGGAAAGTATTATTAGAAACACCACGTAGAAAGAGGATTCCGTGTACTATATCTAGTCGTATTTTAAAAAAGTGATTTTATGTTAACTCCTCTTCACACCTCCACTGctcaaatatatctttaataattCTGATGTATATGTTACAAGTATGTACACATGTCGCCACTTCTCCAGAGGGCACTACGCATGCTTCGTTTTCAATTAGAACTGTTATCGTCTCAAAAGTAGTCCACCAGGAAAGTAAATAATGCGTAGGAATCAATTAGAAAATAAtcccatatcaaaatattaGTACGCTGTAGTTCTAGCCCCATGTGCAAGTATACTGGGAAACAGAGAAttttaatagtttttttttcttctttactctatgattatgaaaataaaactgcaaacaTAACAAACCTGTCAATCAACTGttattagctcacctaagctgaaaGCTAAAGTGAGTCTGtctgtaaaccattttacattttCGATTTCTTATCTAGAGCCACtgtgccaatttcaacaaaacttggctttcaagtttatccaaatgaagggccatgttcccttcaaaggagagatgataaaaaaaaaatgcaaaaatagggtggggtcattaaaaatattctcaagaaccactggaccagaagagcttaaatttccatgaaagctgcttgatatagtgcaaattcaggtttattaaaatcatgaccctcggagtaggatggggccacaataagggatcacagtttcacatacaaatgtatgggaaaatctttgaaaatctgtATCTCAAGAACTATTAGGCCAGAAAAGTATACATTTAAACGAAAGCTTCCACTGGtccagaaaagtacaaatttacaccaaagcttcctaacatagtgcaaattcaagtttgttaaaatcatgaccccatgGGGTAGGttaggaccacaataggggatcacagttttacatacaaatatataaaaagaaagtctttagaaatcttcttctgaaacaCTATTAGGCCAGAGAAGTatacatttacacgaaagcttcctgtcagatatagtacagattcaagtttgtaaaaattatgccccccccccccctccgggagtaggttggggtccCAATAAATTCTTTagatatgggtcaaggtgactcgggGAAGCGGGGTGGCCCATGAGTCTCTTGTTACAAGATTGgttttcacttttgatgataAAAGAAGTGAAACGGAAACATGCATTAACCTATCTGGCCACCGCGAGTCCTATATCGTGATCaaggtaaacggggtaatccatagtcaaaatcagagtgtaaagaacggtctaacaattggtatgaaacacgtcagacagcatttgactcaatgacaaGCAGTATtgtcaaactagatcgttatgacgaccatagaatttgctaaatgctgactttaatcaagactgttgaaattcaGTCTTCTTGACGAAGACGCCCAGCTAATAAgtatttgttacatgtatacaaaacattcaaaaacctaaaaaaaaaagtactaactttatgacgtcatatataaATAACATTCAGTTTTACCATTCATCATTTGACATATGGATACATTTATGATACTTTTCTTCTTAATTTTCAAAAGGAGATGAAGAGGACGCCTCTATAAAATATTGTAAGTATTTGTATGAATGCGCAGAAAAAATCAGGTTATGGATACAAAACGTTGATCTATTTTCAAtgatattgctacatgtataatcatgAAGCAAACAGCAAATTATTGTTGTATTGCATATTCAATGCCCTTCTTTAgatgttgatatattgttatTTTAGTGATAACGTAGTGTTTCGGTAAAAATTGTTTAAACCGGCCAGCAGTTATCACACAGAATTTCCTCGGTTTGCAGAAGTTTGGACTCTTTTTCCGAGTTATTTTCCCTTTTGAAATGAAACTATGGTACAGGGGGACATGTCTGTCTATTGGTAGTTTATCTCAGCAAACATCTCATTCATCTTCTGCCATGCAAATACTTTTTAGGTGTGAAggtgaaatgaatttctgaGGAAATGCTAATTTTGCTATGAGTTACATGTCGTTTAGAACACAATAGTTTGCTTTCAGTCGGTGTTTTCAATTCAAGCCTTTAAAGCTTTAATCATTTTATTGACTAAAGTTTTCAATTCTCTAAGCATTGGACCTTTCAACTCACAATTTAAAACGACAATTTCAGAATCGCAGTTTAGATGTGTTTAGCTTTGGGGCATCGAGCTTAGGTTGAAATTGAACTGTAAATCTAAAGCTATTTTTTGGTTATAGGGCCATCTTTAGGAATGTTTTGGGTTATATTTTTGCACCATTAAATGTTACTCATTAGAAACCATTGAAAATCGTGTAAGAATATCTCTGATTCACTGATTGCTGTCGAACTACATGTAGCTGAAATCGTATGTATATGTAATGTGAAAACTACTgcataaagtacatgtacctactaCTTGTAATGAAACTTGAAAGAATATGACACCCCTTTTCATATTCCATCTTTAATTTCAAGAGAAATTATCGCAATTTATGTACAAACTCCTAGACTGAATTTTTATGAGatgaatttttacatattttgagTGCACCCCAACCAaaactattttgtatattataaattacaaaaatgcgGGTACAGCAAACActattataatgaattcaacgAGGTGATTTTCATTTACTGTAATTTTAAGATTTCAAGAGTTATAAACTTATTGAATATACCGAATTACGTTTacaatgaatcaaaattgtttgtacACTGCAGTTCGCTAttagcgtgttttactgtacactGAAACATTTTTATGTCTACATTGTTGGAAGATATGAGTATACATTGCTTTAATGTAAGGATTGATTTCTGTTGCTATAATTCTGTCGTGTTGACATCAATAAATGAATCAAGTTTATGCGAATAAATCAAGTACAAAATAAGTACAAAAGTCCAGTTTAATACTCTGTTCCAAAGCATGATGatcaattgttttcctttttgttTTTTATGACTTCCTTTCCATTTAGAAATTGTACATCCATTTCCAAAAGGATTGCCAATAACACAAAAATCAgattcaaatcttttaaaattgttttatgtCTATAAACAGGTATGTATAaagatatttgtatgaaaagaaAACGAGTCATTTAAGTTATATCATATAGCAAATTATGTTACTTTACAGGTGTAGTATTCGGTGAAATGAGTCTAGACCAAGTATTCTATGAAGAACTCGCCAATTCGTCTTCTCCAAAATTCAAGAATTTGAGTACAGAATTAGGTGGCGCAGTATGTATTAAAAACGATGAATGTTTGTCTTTATCTTTCCTTCAGTATCATCTTTTCGCTGTTTGTATAAATGATTCATGGCTTGTCAAACACATTTACCATTTCTGTTGTGAAATTGTTCGTTAAAAGTAGGTATGGACATGTTGGTCTCTCGGTGGGCATCCTAATTCTAAACCCCACCAAATACTTCTTGTCCAATGAAAATGCACGATTTTGAACCAAAGCAGGATAAAGTTCCCAATGTTCCTTTTTTCAATTGTGGTGTTTTCATGATTTAATCAATATTAACAATGTTAATTTCAATCTCTGGGGCCATAAAAACTCACTTTTGATCTCAGtcgcactttttttctctgtctCGTGACTTAGAAGAAAGGTGAACTAATCATCGGTCTTGGGCAACAGTTTTCCAGGTCTAATCCTACCTCGGGATGATAGTTTGATTGTTCCCATGAAGCCATGCGATAAGCATATTATATTGGTTTCGCACACACGTACACTTACACACACTTTCtatcaatctatctatctataaaatttaaaaaattctttttcgTTTTTAGTTTTTTACCTATACAATTACCGATCTTGTgaaattgattgcatattgtttaacgtcactcactagaatctttcactcctatggaaacgtcaccattgctggtgaagggctacaaatttaggcctatgctcggtgcttacgacctttgagcagggagggatctttatcgtgtcacacctgttgtgacacggggtctcagTTTTTGCTGTCTCGTCCGaaccatttagtcgccttctatgACAAGCAATGggaactgaggacctattctaacccaggtTCCCACAGGAATCATTGTGAAAATGTTTGTCTATCGTTAGTCTATCGTCCGTAAACCTTTCACAGTTTGagttttaatttaaacaaaaaatcagTACAATCATACCTAAAACATCATTGAGTAAAGGCATTCAAGTTTGAAGAGACAGGTTCCTTCCGAAGGGATAGAGTCAGGAAAATGTAAACATAGGATGGAGTGCACGTGTTGGGATAGAGTCAGGAACATGTAAACATAGAATGGAGTGCACGTGTCGGGATAGAGTCAGGAACATGTAAACATAGGGTGGAGTGCACGTGTCAGGATAGATTCAGGAACATGTAAACATAGGGTGGGGTGCACGTGTAGGGATAGAGTCAGGAACATGTAAACATAGGGTGGGATGCACGTGTGAGGATAGAGTCAGGAACATGTAAATATAGGGTGGGGTGCACGTGTCGGGATAGAGTCAGGGACATGTAAATATAGGGTGAGGTGCACGTGTAGGGATAGAGCCAGGAACATGTAAACATAGGGGGGGGGTGCACGTGTAGGGATAGATTCAGGAACATGTAAACATAGGGTGGGATGCACGTGTGAGGATAGAGTCAGGAACATGTAAATATAGGGTGGGGTGAACGTGTCGGGATAGATTCAGGAACATGTAAACATAGGGTGGGGTGCACGTGTAGGGATAGAGTCaagaacatgtaaatatagGGTGAGGTGCACGTGTTGGGATAGAGTCAGAAACATGTAAACATAGGGTGGGATGCACGTGTGAGGATAGAGTCAGGAACATGTAAATATAGGGTGGGATACACGTGTTTGAAAAACCCACCTAATCAGAAAGgccgattttttaaaaaaaaattcctaattcAAAGAAGATTTAAGTTTGTCGACTTTTTGAGTCCTAATGAGGCCATGATTGGTGATGAAGGTTTTGCACATGAATACATAGTGAAttggtttgaaatatttcttttcaggTGCCATATAGCCCCGTCAAACTTAAGGCATTATTATAGGTAGTGATTAATTGCTCCTTCaacaaacgctcggcatttagaagtgagaatcacaagacttttggatatgaccttaaaaacataGGTCCCGTGTCtcggcaggcgttgacacgttaaagaaccctcacttctACGGccttgagcgctaagcataggtctaaatttgtggtgctTCAAATACATCTGGTGActtctcaatatgagtaaaactttctcgacgggacgtaaaacaatatacatgtacatatataaaactatacatataaagaaacaaacaatCTCAGGTAGCACAAGCATTTTCACAACATGACTACCGGGAAACAAGAACGTAATAAGATATAAGgctctggtatgttcaggggcCCTTGTTTGTCCTactattatttttgtattctttataggagttatgatattgatgacTGTTGAATTTACATGTGAATAGACAGTATCTCTTCC
Coding sequences:
- the LOC130050495 gene encoding uncharacterized protein LOC130050495, with translation MYSTGFIGKSGLGDHRPTLQHDTKMPPQNAREFRDNGYDREPVYLRDKKRGKRTIVGIILGVLLIGGIAAVLAWFLTQKGDEEDASIKYCVVFGEMSLDQVFYEELANSSSPKFKNLSTELGGAVPYSPVKLKALL